AACGGCCCGAGCCGCGAGGGCACCACCACGTTCAGCCCCTCGGGTATGGGGTGCGCTTTCCCCCGAAGGTAGATGAACGCCGCGGGTTTGGCGGGCTGGGTGCCGGTGATCCGCTCCTCTAGCCCCAGCTCGCGCATCAACTCCAGGGCCCAAGGCTTATAGCGCACCACCGCGTCCGGACCGCCCTCCAGCACGAACCGGTCGCTGTGCGCGGTCTGCACCTTGCCCCCCAGGCGGGTCGAGGCCTCGAGGAGCGCCACTCGAAGATCCAGACCCGCTTCGCGCGCGGCCCGCTCCGCGGCGTACGCGGCGCTCAAGCCGGCGAGCCCACCCCCCACGACGACAAGCCTTACCGCCATGCCCGCTCCACCACGTCCTTCAAGACCCGAATGTAGTCCTCGTCCGCGTTCAGGCTGCGCGCCCGAACCAGCCGCATCCCAAGCTGCTTGGCCGCTTCTTGAGCCTCGTAATCGATATCGTAAAGGACCTCGAGGTGGTCCGCGGGGAAGCCCACCGCGGCCACCACAACCTCCCGCACCCCTTCCCGGGCGAGCGCCTCGAGCTCCTCGAGGATGTCCGGGCCGATCCAGGGCTCGGCGGTACGCCCCGCGGACTGCCAGGCGACGCGCCAGCGGGAAAGACCGATGCGCTGGGCTACGAGCTCGCCCGTGCGGCGCACCTGTGCGGGGTACCGCCCGCCGTCCGCCTGCACGGCCCGCTCGGGAATCGAGTGCGCGGTGAAGAGCACCACGGCCTGCTCGGGTTCCCGCACGCGCCAGAGCGCTTCCTGTACGCGGTAGGCGACCGCGTCGATGTAGAGGGGGTGGTCGTGGTAGTCCTCCACGAACCGGACCTCGAAGGGGTTCCCGAGCGCCTCGAGCGCGCGCTCCACCCGTTCGCGGTACTCGGCGATGCTGCGCAGGCTGTAGTGCGGGGCGGCCACGACGGCCACCGCTCGCTGCACGCCGGCTTCGGCCATCTCCCGTACCGCGTCGCGGATCCAGGGGCGCCAGTGCTTCATCCCCACCCAGACGCGGCTGCCCTCACCGAGAGCGGCGGCGAGGCGTTCGGCCTGCGCGAAGGTGATCTCGTTCAAAGGGCTTTTCCCGATCGCGCGGTAGCGCTGGGTGAGTTCCTCGAGCAGCTCTGCGGGCGGTGGGTTGCCGCGCCGAATGTCCGTGTAGTACGGTTCGATCTCCTCCTCACGGTACGGCGTTCCGTACGCCATGAGCAATACATCCGGCATCCGTTTCCTCCTATCGCTGCGTGCGTTCGTGCACGAACGCCACCACGCGCTGTACGGTCTCCACGGGGGTGCCCGGTAGGATCCCGTGCCCCAGGTTAAAGATATGCCCGGCTCGGCCGGCGTTGGCCTCGAGCACCCGCAGGACCTCGCGCTCCACCACAGGCCACGGGGCGAACAGCACGGCTGGGTCGAGGTTGCCTTGAACCGGCGTGGCGCCCAAGCGTGCGCGCGCCCAGTCGAACGGCGTGGTGTGGTCCACCCCGATCACCTGGCCGCCCGCGGCCTGCATCTCCTCCAGGAGGTGCATGGTGCGCGTCCCGAAGTGGATCGTGGGCACGCCAAGCCCCGAAAGCCCCGCGAACAAACGCTGCATGTGGGGCTTGACGTACCGCCGGTAATCGCTTGCGGTGAGGTGGCCTACCCAGGAGTCAAAGACCTGAACGGCGTCCGCACCCGCGTGCACCTGCGCCGTAAGGTACGCGATCATAGCCTCGGTCAGGGCCCGCATCAGCTGGTGCCAGGCTTCCTCCTCCGCGTACATGAAGGCCTTCACCCGCACGAAGTTGCGCGTGGGGCCGCCCTCGATCAGATAGCTCGCGAGCGTGAACGGCGCGCCCGCGAACCCGATGAGGGGCACCTCGAGGTCCTCCTTGAGCAGACGAATGGCCTCGAGGACGAAGGGAGTGTGCGCTTTCGGATCGAACGGTTGGAGGCGATGAAGGTCCTTGGGGGTTCGGATGGGGTTGTGGATGACTGGGCCTTTCCCCTCCACGATATCCAGGTCGAACCCCATGCCGTAGAGGGGCGTGGTGATGTCCGCGAAGAGGATCGCGGCGTCCACGCCGAGCTGCGCGACGGGTAGCTTGGTCACCTCGGCGGTGACCTCGGGGTGACGCACGATCTCGGGGAGGGTGTAACGCTCGCGGATTTTTCGATACTCCGGCTGGTACCGCCCTGCCTGGCGCATGAACCAGACGGGCGTGTACGGGGTCGTCTCCCCACGCGCGGCCTTTAGAAACACCTCGTTCACGCTGGCGATTCTACCGCACGCGCGGTGAGGACAACTGTCCCCGGTGCTTCGAAAAGTGCCGGCGCCTCAGGCACACCGCACCACCAGCACGGGGGTGTGGGTGCGGTGCAGCACCCCGTCCGTAACGGAGCCCAGGAGCAGTTTCTCCATACCGGTCCGGCCGTGCGTGCCCATGACCACCAGGTCATACGCCTTGGCCGCCTCGACGATCGCCGGCACGGGCAGCCCCTCGAGCTGCTCGGTGCGCACCGGGACGCCTACCTCATCGGCGATCTCCTTCGCTCGGGCCAGTGCCGCGTCGGCCGACCGGCGAAGGTCCTCGTAGAGCTGCACCTCGTACGGCACCCCTTCGGGCAGGAGCGGCAGGTGCGCGGTGGGGTCCTCGATCACGTACAGCACGGTGGCCTGCGCGCCCAGGGTCTTGGCGAGCTCGAGGCCCTGGCGTAGCGCTTTTTCGCTGCACGGGCTGCCGTCGGTCGGAAGCAGAATGCGTTTGTACATGACGCCCTCCAAGCCTAGGGAAGCCTTGTTCCTGGAATTATCCTACCAGACTAGCGCACCCGGTACCCGATTTGCTCCAGCACCTGCCGCGCTCGCGCGCTTTCCTCGCGGCTGCCGAACCCCAGCCGGATCGCGCCGCCCTCGTCGCGGATCGTGAGGACCTCGATGTCCTTGATGTTGACGCCTGCCTCCCCGAGGGCCGTGGCGATGCGCGCGATCTGGCCTGGACGGTCCGGAACCTGCACCACCAGGTCGTACATCTCCGGCAGCAGGCTGCGCCGCACGATCGGCAGGCTATCCCGGGTGCGTTTGGCGCGGATGGCGGCCGCTAGCAGCCCTTCCGGGTCCTCCAGGAGAGCCTCGAGCTCCTCCAGGACCGCGCGGAAGTCCGCGAGGGCCTCCCGGAGCGCGGCGCGGTTTTCCCGCACCATGTCGCGGCTCATGCGCGGCGAGCCG
This region of Marinithermus hydrothermalis DSM 14884 genomic DNA includes:
- a CDS encoding universal stress protein produces the protein MYKRILLPTDGSPCSEKALRQGLELAKTLGAQATVLYVIEDPTAHLPLLPEGVPYEVQLYEDLRRSADAALARAKEIADEVGVPVRTEQLEGLPVPAIVEAAKAYDLVVMGTHGRTGMEKLLLGSVTDGVLHRTHTPVLVVRCA
- the hemE gene encoding uroporphyrinogen decarboxylase yields the protein MNEVFLKAARGETTPYTPVWFMRQAGRYQPEYRKIRERYTLPEIVRHPEVTAEVTKLPVAQLGVDAAILFADITTPLYGMGFDLDIVEGKGPVIHNPIRTPKDLHRLQPFDPKAHTPFVLEAIRLLKEDLEVPLIGFAGAPFTLASYLIEGGPTRNFVRVKAFMYAEEEAWHQLMRALTEAMIAYLTAQVHAGADAVQVFDSWVGHLTASDYRRYVKPHMQRLFAGLSGLGVPTIHFGTRTMHLLEEMQAAGGQVIGVDHTTPFDWARARLGATPVQGNLDPAVLFAPWPVVEREVLRVLEANAGRAGHIFNLGHGILPGTPVETVQRVVAFVHERTQR
- the hemH gene encoding ferrochelatase translates to MPDVLLMAYGTPYREEEIEPYYTDIRRGNPPPAELLEELTQRYRAIGKSPLNEITFAQAERLAAALGEGSRVWVGMKHWRPWIRDAVREMAEAGVQRAVAVVAAPHYSLRSIAEYRERVERALEALGNPFEVRFVEDYHDHPLYIDAVAYRVQEALWRVREPEQAVVLFTAHSIPERAVQADGGRYPAQVRRTGELVAQRIGLSRWRVAWQSAGRTAEPWIGPDILEELEALAREGVREVVVAAVGFPADHLEVLYDIDYEAQEAAKQLGMRLVRARSLNADEDYIRVLKDVVERAWR